A portion of the Acidisarcina polymorpha genome contains these proteins:
- a CDS encoding Ig-like domain repeat protein translates to MKSSGVTSRRCLAIFVCLLVFTVGSFGAVSSIQEPVDESVLVTLKGNVHPAAKSALDSGPADPSLPAARLMLVLKRSAAQEADFQQLLSELHDRNSQNYHRWLTPAQYAERFGASASDVKTLTAWLEAHGFTVSPPAASRTAIEFSGNVGQVQTAFHTSLRRFQVNGREHLANISDPQIPAALAGVIGGVTGLNDFFPAAELTSPIPATYDRATHLAKPAVSTTAGGNLLYLGPSDAATIYDTPNALNANYQGTQPYTGAGVTIAEVSDANINTADVDTYRSFFGLPQNTPTVVIDGNDPGVDSVTTGHTQQALLDLEVAGALAPNAKLMLYTAKDTVLVSGMLLAINRALNDNIADIVQVGFSSCEAELAASGNSFIQNAWALAAMQGVTVVVGAGDSGSAGCDAAANDATAHDGTAVNGLASTAYNIAVGGTDFDALPGNLSTYVGAKGAALKYIPELPWNNSVALGGNGLAAGNTPFLDSNGFTNLFAGGGGPSTCENGASSSATCTGNAPHGYGKPDWQATAGNLNIPHDTVRDVPDVAMMAGSGEYGATWAVCGNDYDASGNPVADCATNSGNSANIQGIGGTSAAASAFAGILALVSQSQSNRLGQANYPLYNLANQSSLYNSVFHDIKSGNNAVVCSNGSPQCGTNGFLSGYNAAAGYDFATGLGSVDASALVASWKDASYTPTTTVLTVNGSAGPFTIKHGTSVTYEVTVSSASGIPSGRAGVISNVDPLNGTYGDDVGFAGALGANGTFVYPAPDTPGGTFNLYARYAGDLTYAASQSAPVEVTVSKEDSTLSLAAYTRDQSGIHPVTGPATYPYGTYVAVDATPQGLSKVGIATGTVNFEDGQAALTTRSNNLNNDGFAEIPTYYWPAGSHSITASYLGDNSFNPSTTSAPVHFAITQAATGMTLSATPASLLSGTSTVTGTVTPTIPNLGASPSGSITLTDTTTGTTLGSATLVAGKDPKTGASIAAFTTTVNASSLAAGANLVTATYAGDTNYTGASATTTITLLVKTASTLTMTATPAALVSGTTVITGEVAPPAATNPGAPTGAVTLTDSTSGATLGTATLVTSTDAKTGLPVGAFTLNVNASSLVSGANTLTATYAGDSNYTGSTGTTVVTWNAPTRGNSQFTVAATNVTIQMPGQTTGNVSTIAVTPVNGFTGQVNLTAAMVSSPAGALAPPTLTLSAGSVTITGPTAATITGTVATTALTYALQHPGEAPPDRSRWYVGGGAVLASLVFFGIPARRRSWRTMLGLLLFLGVGMSVGCGVHLNQIMTENTTAGTYIFAVTGVDQATGQETASGTLTVTVMPMQK, encoded by the coding sequence ATGAAATCCAGTGGTGTTACGTCCCGCAGATGCCTCGCCATCTTCGTATGCCTCCTTGTCTTTACAGTTGGAAGCTTTGGCGCCGTCTCTTCGATCCAGGAGCCGGTAGATGAATCGGTGCTGGTGACGTTAAAGGGAAACGTTCATCCGGCTGCGAAAAGCGCGCTCGACAGTGGTCCCGCGGACCCCTCTTTGCCAGCCGCCCGGCTGATGCTGGTCTTGAAGAGGAGCGCCGCTCAGGAGGCGGATTTTCAGCAGCTGCTCTCCGAACTCCACGACCGGAATTCGCAGAACTATCACAGGTGGTTGACGCCGGCGCAGTATGCGGAGCGTTTTGGCGCATCGGCATCGGACGTCAAGACCTTGACCGCCTGGCTCGAAGCGCACGGGTTCACCGTGAGCCCTCCCGCGGCCTCGCGTACCGCGATCGAGTTCTCTGGCAATGTCGGGCAGGTGCAGACGGCTTTTCATACCAGTCTGCGTCGCTTCCAAGTGAATGGCCGCGAGCATCTGGCCAACATCTCCGATCCGCAAATCCCGGCAGCGCTGGCCGGAGTGATCGGCGGCGTCACTGGCTTGAACGACTTTTTCCCGGCGGCGGAGCTTACCTCACCGATTCCGGCTACCTATGACCGCGCCACCCACCTCGCCAAACCAGCAGTCTCGACGACTGCGGGCGGCAATTTACTGTACCTGGGTCCGAGCGATGCAGCCACGATTTACGACACGCCGAATGCGCTGAATGCCAACTACCAAGGTACGCAACCTTACACGGGCGCCGGAGTCACGATCGCCGAGGTAAGCGATGCCAACATTAATACCGCTGACGTGGATACCTATCGCTCCTTCTTCGGACTGCCGCAGAATACACCAACGGTAGTGATCGACGGGAACGACCCGGGAGTCGATTCCGTGACTACCGGACACACCCAGCAGGCGTTGCTCGACCTCGAAGTGGCGGGCGCGCTGGCGCCGAACGCAAAGTTGATGTTGTATACCGCTAAAGACACGGTCCTCGTTAGCGGCATGCTGCTGGCCATTAATCGCGCCCTCAACGACAATATTGCCGATATCGTGCAGGTGGGATTCAGCAGTTGCGAGGCCGAGCTCGCGGCGAGCGGCAATTCGTTCATTCAGAATGCGTGGGCGCTGGCCGCGATGCAGGGGGTTACGGTGGTGGTCGGCGCAGGCGATTCTGGATCGGCCGGCTGTGATGCCGCTGCCAATGACGCAACCGCGCATGATGGGACGGCGGTAAACGGGTTGGCCTCGACGGCTTACAACATCGCGGTTGGCGGGACCGACTTTGACGCCTTGCCCGGAAACCTGAGCACGTATGTCGGCGCCAAAGGCGCGGCGCTGAAATATATTCCCGAGCTTCCGTGGAACAATTCCGTGGCGTTGGGCGGAAACGGTTTGGCGGCCGGCAATACGCCGTTCCTCGACAGCAACGGCTTCACCAATCTGTTCGCGGGTGGCGGAGGCCCGAGCACGTGCGAAAACGGCGCTTCCAGCAGCGCGACCTGCACGGGCAACGCCCCGCATGGCTATGGCAAGCCGGACTGGCAGGCGACCGCCGGCAACCTGAACATCCCCCACGACACGGTGCGCGATGTGCCTGACGTGGCAATGATGGCGGGTAGCGGCGAGTATGGCGCGACCTGGGCAGTCTGCGGGAATGACTACGATGCTTCTGGAAATCCGGTTGCAGACTGTGCGACTAATAGCGGCAATTCGGCCAACATTCAAGGCATCGGAGGAACCTCAGCGGCCGCCTCGGCCTTTGCCGGCATCCTGGCGCTGGTCAGCCAAAGTCAGTCGAACCGGCTCGGCCAAGCCAACTACCCGCTTTACAATCTGGCGAACCAGAGCAGTCTTTACAACTCGGTCTTCCACGACATCAAGAGCGGAAACAATGCGGTGGTTTGTAGCAATGGCAGTCCGCAATGCGGGACAAACGGCTTCCTGAGCGGATACAACGCCGCTGCTGGTTACGATTTCGCAACTGGACTTGGCAGCGTCGATGCCAGCGCGCTGGTCGCCAGTTGGAAAGACGCCTCCTACACGCCCACAACCACCGTGTTGACCGTGAATGGCAGCGCAGGCCCTTTTACCATCAAGCATGGAACCTCGGTCACCTATGAGGTGACGGTGAGCTCTGCCAGCGGTATTCCCTCTGGCCGCGCAGGAGTGATCTCGAACGTCGACCCGCTGAACGGCACCTATGGGGACGATGTCGGCTTCGCTGGCGCATTGGGAGCCAACGGGACCTTTGTCTATCCCGCACCTGATACGCCTGGCGGGACATTCAACCTCTATGCCCGCTACGCCGGCGATCTTACTTATGCGGCAAGTCAGTCGGCGCCGGTAGAAGTGACCGTTTCTAAGGAAGACAGTACATTGAGCCTGGCTGCGTACACCCGCGATCAGTCCGGGATCCATCCGGTGACGGGCCCGGCTACCTACCCCTACGGAACCTATGTAGCCGTCGATGCGACGCCGCAGGGGCTTTCCAAAGTTGGAATTGCGACCGGCACCGTCAACTTCGAAGATGGCCAGGCGGCCTTGACCACCCGTTCGAACAACCTCAACAACGATGGATTCGCGGAAATTCCGACCTACTATTGGCCGGCAGGCAGCCACTCCATTACAGCCTCTTATCTTGGCGATAACAGCTTTAACCCGAGCACAACGTCTGCCCCGGTCCACTTCGCGATCACCCAGGCGGCGACCGGGATGACGCTTTCGGCAACGCCAGCATCGCTCTTGAGCGGGACATCGACGGTGACGGGAACAGTTACACCCACGATCCCGAACCTGGGCGCATCCCCGTCGGGAAGCATCACGTTAACCGATACGACTACCGGCACGACCTTAGGCTCGGCGACCCTGGTCGCGGGCAAGGATCCGAAGACCGGGGCCTCCATCGCTGCGTTCACTACGACCGTAAACGCCAGCTCGCTTGCAGCTGGAGCGAATCTGGTCACCGCGACTTATGCGGGCGACACTAACTACACCGGAGCATCGGCGACGACAACGATTACCCTGCTAGTCAAGACGGCGAGCACTTTGACGATGACGGCGACGCCCGCCGCGCTCGTGAGCGGCACAACCGTGATCACGGGCGAAGTAGCTCCGCCGGCTGCGACCAATCCGGGAGCGCCGACTGGAGCGGTCACGCTGACGGACAGCACCAGTGGGGCGACCCTGGGCACCGCAACCTTGGTCACCTCGACCGACGCAAAGACGGGGTTGCCAGTGGGCGCATTCACCCTGAACGTGAATGCCTCGTCGCTGGTTTCAGGGGCTAATACCCTGACCGCCACCTACGCGGGCGATTCGAATTACACCGGATCCACCGGTACGACAGTGGTCACATGGAACGCGCCCACCCGGGGAAACTCGCAATTCACGGTGGCGGCAACCAACGTGACGATACAGATGCCGGGCCAGACAACCGGGAACGTATCGACGATCGCAGTGACCCCGGTCAACGGCTTCACCGGTCAAGTAAACCTGACGGCGGCTATGGTCTCTAGCCCAGCCGGCGCTCTTGCTCCACCTACCTTGACACTGTCTGCTGGTTCGGTCACGATTACTGGCCCAACCGCTGCGACCATCACTGGAACGGTCGCCACCACTGCGCTGACTTATGCGTTGCAGCATCCAGGCGAAGCCCCGCCAGATCGTAGCCGCTGGTACGTCGGCGGGGGCGCTGTACTGGCCAGCCTAGTCTTCTTCGGCATTCCAGCCCGGCGTCGGAGCTGGAGAACGATGCTCGGCCTGCTGCTGTTTCTTGGGGTGGGGATGAGCGTCGGATGCGGAGTCCACCTCAACCAGATCATGACCGAGAATACGACGGCGGGAACTTACATTTTCGCGGTCACCGGCGTCGATCAAGCAACCGGGCAGGAGACGGCGAGCGGAACCCTCACCGTCACGGTCATGCCAATGCAGAAGTAG
- a CDS encoding sodium:solute symporter family protein has translation MTLHAIVLGIIVLTLLTVSLARIGKVKTKADYLVAGRSLPTFVLVFTLLSSWIGSGSLLGGAENAYRHGFAALWQGGGGWAGLLLIYFIAPRARKFAQFTIPDLLEARYNQTARLLGVIAVLFAYTAITSYQLTGGGDILHLIFPTVITADLGKYIIAAFVILFTAIAGMSSVAYMDVAIGSLTTVTMLIALPILIHHAGGWPHITQSLPPTHFQVLGDFTLIQGLELFLPTCLLMLGNQAMYQKFFSARSESAARNAVVFWIIGTVVLETIIVALAVVGSVLFPTGEVHDHPREILAWTALHGLNGSPILSLIGALLMGAIFAKILSTANNFLFSPATNLVNDIFIRYLAPKASNKRILAISRLMVVLLGCWALYQSLHTESVLKKTLYAYTIYSAALTPVILAAFYSRRANGHGAVSAIAAGTVVTVCWDLPLVHHHLPAWLAARDAIFPALVVSLLCLVVVSAATRPPSREQVAQFFPE, from the coding sequence ATGACCCTCCACGCCATTGTCCTCGGCATCATCGTTCTTACCCTGTTGACGGTTTCGCTTGCACGAATCGGCAAAGTCAAAACCAAAGCGGACTACCTCGTCGCTGGCCGCTCGCTGCCGACGTTCGTCCTGGTCTTCACTCTGCTGTCATCCTGGATCGGCTCGGGCTCGCTGTTGGGCGGCGCGGAGAACGCTTACCGGCACGGATTTGCCGCGTTGTGGCAGGGAGGGGGAGGATGGGCGGGACTGCTGCTGATTTATTTCATCGCGCCTCGTGCGCGGAAGTTCGCGCAGTTCACCATTCCTGATCTGCTGGAGGCGCGCTACAACCAGACCGCGCGGCTTTTGGGAGTGATCGCAGTACTGTTCGCTTATACAGCGATCACCAGCTACCAACTTACCGGCGGCGGCGACATCCTTCACCTGATCTTTCCCACCGTGATTACAGCAGATCTGGGAAAGTACATCATTGCCGCCTTCGTCATTCTCTTTACTGCCATCGCTGGGATGTCTTCTGTGGCATACATGGATGTGGCGATCGGCTCGCTGACCACGGTGACGATGCTGATCGCGCTGCCGATCCTGATTCACCATGCCGGAGGCTGGCCCCATATCACTCAGTCCCTGCCGCCAACGCATTTTCAGGTGCTGGGTGATTTCACCTTGATTCAAGGACTGGAATTGTTTTTGCCAACCTGCCTGCTGATGCTCGGCAACCAGGCGATGTATCAGAAGTTCTTTTCGGCCCGTTCGGAGAGCGCTGCCCGCAATGCGGTCGTCTTCTGGATTATCGGGACGGTGGTGTTGGAGACGATCATTGTCGCGCTGGCGGTGGTCGGGTCGGTGCTCTTTCCGACCGGCGAGGTCCATGATCACCCGCGCGAAATTCTCGCCTGGACAGCGCTTCACGGACTCAACGGCAGCCCCATCCTGAGCCTGATAGGAGCCTTGTTGATGGGCGCGATCTTTGCCAAGATCCTGTCGACGGCGAACAATTTCCTTTTCTCTCCGGCAACAAATCTGGTGAACGACATCTTTATCCGGTATCTCGCCCCGAAGGCTTCGAACAAAAGAATCCTGGCCATCTCGCGATTAATGGTGGTGCTGCTAGGCTGCTGGGCGCTCTATCAATCGCTGCATACCGAGTCGGTCTTGAAGAAGACGCTTTATGCATACACGATCTACTCCGCGGCGCTCACGCCGGTAATTCTGGCGGCCTTCTATTCGCGGCGGGCCAATGGGCATGGAGCGGTGTCAGCGATCGCAGCGGGAACGGTGGTTACGGTCTGCTGGGATTTGCCGCTGGTGCATCATCACTTGCCCGCCTGGCTGGCCGCGAGAGACGCCATCTTCCCGGCCCTGGTGGTCTCGCTGTTGTGTCTGGTAGTGGTCAGCGCAGCGACCCGTCCGCCGAGCCGGGAACAAGTGGCCCAGTTTTTTCCGGAATGA
- a CDS encoding DUF167 domain-containing protein yields the protein MIAVRDTPAGATFCVRVQPRAKKTAITGVMGIGEVSVLKVALNAPPLDGRANQAMVEFFAELLGVARSQVNILAGEKSRAKVIRVQGLTAEDVLSAIRRVS from the coding sequence GTGATCGCGGTCCGGGACACACCAGCTGGCGCAACCTTTTGCGTCCGGGTGCAGCCTCGAGCGAAGAAAACCGCAATCACAGGTGTGATGGGCATCGGGGAGGTCTCGGTACTCAAGGTTGCCTTGAACGCTCCTCCGCTCGATGGGCGCGCCAATCAGGCGATGGTTGAATTCTTCGCTGAGCTTCTCGGCGTGGCCCGCTCACAGGTGAACATCTTAGCGGGAGAGAAGTCCCGAGCGAAGGTCATTCGCGTTCAAGGGCTGACGGCGGAAGACGTCCTTTCCGCCATTCGCCGAGTCAGCTAG
- a CDS encoding YggS family pyridoxal phosphate-dependent enzyme, with protein MSNFRDNLGRVEEKIAAACRRAGRPRGEVALMAVSKTHPASAIREAIEAGVALFGENRVQEFQQKSAELADAKIAVRLIGQLQSNKSAKAAEIFSGVDSLDSIRLAQRLDEAAKRLGRTLPVLLEIKLSREESKTGLEPESLELVRLLERLPEFANLRLGGLMTVPPWSEDPECARPYFVQLRHLRDQLAARWTGLDFSELSMGMSGDFAVAIEEGSTCIRVGTALFGKRPYPAKPEEP; from the coding sequence GTGAGCAACTTTCGCGACAATTTAGGCCGTGTGGAAGAGAAAATCGCTGCCGCCTGCCGGCGGGCCGGGCGTCCGCGTGGCGAGGTCGCGCTAATGGCGGTTTCAAAAACCCATCCTGCGAGTGCGATTCGGGAAGCGATAGAAGCCGGGGTCGCGCTGTTTGGCGAGAACCGGGTGCAGGAGTTTCAGCAGAAGTCGGCGGAGTTAGCTGATGCCAAGATTGCAGTTCGTCTGATTGGACAGCTGCAGTCGAACAAGTCCGCCAAAGCTGCCGAGATATTTTCGGGGGTTGACTCGCTTGACTCCATTCGCTTGGCGCAGCGTTTGGACGAAGCAGCCAAGCGCCTGGGCCGCACGCTGCCGGTGCTGCTTGAAATCAAGCTAAGCCGCGAAGAGTCGAAGACGGGCCTCGAACCCGAATCGCTGGAACTGGTCCGACTGCTCGAAAGGCTGCCGGAATTTGCGAATCTCCGATTGGGTGGCCTGATGACCGTGCCCCCATGGTCGGAGGACCCGGAATGCGCTCGCCCGTATTTTGTTCAGCTGCGACATCTTCGCGACCAGCTTGCCGCCCGGTGGACGGGGCTCGACTTCTCTGAATTATCGATGGGCATGTCGGGAGATTTTGCGGTCGCCATCGAAGAAGGATCGACCTGCATTCGCGTCGGAACTGCGCTCTTCGGCAAACGTCCGTATCCGGCGAAGCCGGAAGAACCGTGA
- the trxB gene encoding thioredoxin-disulfide reductase, which yields MSETVRDTVILGSGCAGLTAAIYSARANLKPLVLEGHEPGGQLSITTLVENFPGWPEGIQGPQLIENMKLQAARFGTDFAMNHLVSVDLSKRPFALNLGASTIHTRTLIIASGASARWLGLPSEQALIGHGVSSCATCDGFFFMDKEIAVVGGGDSAMEEALFLTRFASKVTLIHRRESFRASKIMLERAIGHDKIKFLTNTAVEEVLGVEQKEVTGLRLRNVATSEQSILPLSGMFLGIGHEPNAKMFAGQIDLDEDGYVRTHDNVFTRVPGVFSCGDVQDRRYRQAITAAGSGCMAALEVEKYLEEHGR from the coding sequence ATGTCAGAAACCGTACGCGATACCGTCATCCTCGGCTCCGGCTGCGCCGGACTCACCGCCGCGATCTATTCTGCCCGCGCCAACTTGAAGCCGCTGGTTCTAGAGGGTCATGAGCCGGGGGGCCAGCTCTCGATCACCACCCTGGTGGAAAATTTCCCGGGTTGGCCGGAGGGCATCCAGGGCCCACAACTCATTGAAAATATGAAACTTCAGGCCGCCCGCTTCGGCACCGACTTTGCTATGAACCATCTGGTATCAGTCGACTTGTCAAAGCGCCCTTTCGCGTTGAACCTCGGCGCTTCGACGATCCACACCCGTACGCTGATAATCGCCAGTGGCGCTTCAGCGCGCTGGCTCGGCCTGCCCTCTGAACAAGCTTTGATTGGCCATGGCGTCAGTTCCTGCGCCACGTGTGATGGCTTTTTCTTTATGGACAAGGAAATTGCCGTCGTTGGCGGCGGCGATTCGGCGATGGAAGAGGCGCTCTTCCTCACCCGCTTCGCCTCCAAGGTAACGCTGATCCATCGCCGGGAGAGCTTTCGCGCCAGCAAAATCATGCTGGAGCGGGCGATTGGCCATGACAAGATAAAATTTCTCACCAATACGGCCGTTGAGGAAGTGCTCGGGGTTGAACAAAAGGAAGTTACCGGGCTGCGTCTGCGCAATGTGGCAACCAGCGAGCAGTCGATTTTGCCGCTGAGCGGTATGTTCCTGGGTATCGGCCATGAGCCGAATGCCAAGATGTTCGCCGGCCAGATCGACCTCGATGAAGATGGCTATGTCCGCACGCACGACAACGTCTTCACCCGTGTGCCAGGGGTGTTTTCTTGTGGCGACGTTCAGGACCGGCGCTACCGGCAGGCGATCACTGCCGCGGGTTCGGGATGCATGGCGGCGCTTGAGGTGGAAAAATATCTTGAGGAACATGGACGCTGA
- a CDS encoding allantoinase, with the protein MANLTLVYGMRLLPAEEVAEVGEAPVVLKNGNAARVTMHILEGSREEIEAQLRQSIDAFFDFYPEI; encoded by the coding sequence ATGGCGAATTTGACATTGGTATACGGTATGAGGTTGCTCCCGGCTGAGGAGGTCGCCGAAGTTGGCGAAGCTCCGGTGGTGTTAAAGAACGGCAACGCGGCCCGAGTTACGATGCACATTCTAGAGGGCTCGCGCGAAGAAATTGAAGCCCAGCTCCGGCAAAGCATCGATGCGTTCTTTGATTTTTATCCGGAAATCTGA
- a CDS encoding IPT/TIG domain-containing protein — MFFRSQTISWLLCFLISGLCSPRAAAGGPRWVAGGSYFDPTVVGRPVVWTRGILRYYTDLGDLSATVSQAQANAMVSAAAALWSGIPTAALAIEAAGSLAEDVNGSNFLNGPGGLAMPSDVQSSAIGVPLAIIYDADGAVLDALQGEGASDPNSCNLNGVTTLVDNFSTNATIAHALILINGRCASDQAHIALLQYELLRGFGRILGLDWSQANDQMFPGSTTPDGLLGWPLMHPVEKLCNSNGNPCMTGTIAPRTDDIAALNRLYPVTEGNIGNFPGKLVTAAATISIQGTIHFRNGQGMQGVNVVARPLVSGTDVPDMRYPASAVSGHLFNGNAGNSITGRSDGLGRPLRVFGTDAATLEGWYDLSGIPLPPGNSRADYQISFEPVNPLYTGSESVGPYALGQVAPSGTMTTVILRELTAGSAVIQNETIADSAEDSNSGGDGVEFSPIEVPITGEWLARISGYAHQSWLRWHVRGGRQLTVEAQPLQEEGLETADKARIVAGVWNGDDAVGVSPDVSTPDPFNAVVTGLTTLSFESGNDGEIRIALADQRGDGRPDYLYRGRMLYADAITPRRVGIRGGPIVIDGVGFRPGSIVTVGGIAAQVTSIAPMEISAIAPASSGGQTGNVDVTVTDPVTRGWATIEAASGTSLSYEAAMSDQISIVTAPANAVPVGVPLAFTVKTLAANGVAPAPGISVAYTVTQGDASLGCGQTTCTVITRGDGLATMTVAASSTAQGCRDGVINQQLSRGSAVFWGNVSSDRSG, encoded by the coding sequence ATGTTCTTCCGTTCACAGACAATCTCGTGGCTTCTCTGCTTTTTGATTTCGGGGCTGTGTTCCCCGCGCGCAGCCGCCGGCGGACCGCGATGGGTTGCAGGTGGATCCTATTTCGACCCGACGGTTGTCGGCCGTCCCGTGGTTTGGACGAGGGGCATTCTTCGCTACTACACCGACCTGGGCGATTTAAGTGCTACCGTTAGCCAGGCGCAAGCTAATGCCATGGTCTCCGCTGCGGCAGCTCTATGGAGCGGCATACCGACAGCGGCGCTCGCAATCGAGGCTGCCGGAAGCCTGGCGGAGGATGTGAACGGGAGCAATTTTCTCAACGGTCCGGGCGGTCTGGCCATGCCGTCCGATGTGCAAAGCAGCGCCATTGGAGTTCCGCTCGCCATCATCTATGACGCTGATGGAGCAGTGCTCGACGCTCTCCAAGGCGAAGGTGCGAGCGACCCGAATTCATGCAACTTGAACGGTGTAACAACGCTTGTGGATAATTTTTCCACCAACGCTACGATTGCCCACGCATTGATCCTTATAAATGGACGCTGCGCCTCCGATCAAGCTCACATCGCTTTGTTGCAATACGAGCTTCTACGCGGCTTTGGACGCATACTTGGTCTCGATTGGTCCCAGGCCAACGATCAGATGTTTCCAGGCAGTACAACCCCCGACGGGCTGCTCGGATGGCCGCTAATGCATCCGGTGGAAAAACTGTGCAATTCGAATGGAAATCCATGCATGACAGGCACAATTGCACCCCGGACGGATGATATCGCCGCCCTCAATCGGCTTTATCCCGTTACGGAAGGAAATATAGGAAATTTCCCGGGCAAGCTCGTAACTGCGGCTGCGACGATCTCTATTCAGGGGACGATCCACTTTCGCAACGGCCAAGGGATGCAAGGCGTCAATGTCGTTGCTCGTCCCCTAGTTTCCGGAACCGACGTTCCAGACATGCGTTACCCGGCGTCGGCGGTAAGCGGTCATCTATTTAATGGCAACGCGGGAAACTCCATCACCGGGAGATCAGACGGCTTGGGTAGGCCACTTAGAGTATTTGGCACAGACGCTGCGACACTTGAAGGATGGTACGACCTCAGTGGCATTCCGCTGCCCCCAGGTAACAGTCGGGCCGACTATCAGATCTCCTTCGAACCGGTAAATCCACTCTACACCGGCTCTGAATCGGTCGGACCCTACGCTCTTGGACAAGTCGCGCCCTCCGGCACCATGACTACCGTGATCCTGCGCGAACTTACGGCCGGATCAGCTGTCATCCAGAACGAAACCATCGCCGACTCGGCAGAAGACTCTAACTCGGGCGGGGATGGCGTCGAATTTTCGCCCATCGAGGTCCCGATCACCGGCGAATGGCTGGCACGGATCAGCGGCTACGCTCATCAGAGCTGGCTGCGCTGGCATGTAAGGGGTGGGCGGCAGTTGACGGTCGAGGCACAGCCGCTGCAGGAGGAAGGTTTGGAGACGGCCGACAAAGCACGCATCGTCGCTGGGGTTTGGAACGGTGACGATGCCGTGGGAGTCTCGCCCGACGTGAGCACTCCAGACCCATTCAATGCTGTAGTTACGGGACTTACGACCCTCAGTTTCGAAAGCGGCAACGATGGTGAAATTCGCATCGCTCTGGCGGATCAACGGGGCGATGGGCGGCCCGACTACTTGTATCGGGGCCGTATGCTCTATGCGGATGCCATCACGCCTCGACGGGTCGGAATCCGCGGCGGGCCCATCGTCATCGACGGCGTCGGTTTTCGTCCCGGGAGCATTGTCACTGTGGGCGGAATTGCGGCGCAAGTCACCAGCATCGCTCCGATGGAGATCAGCGCCATTGCACCTGCCTCGTCCGGAGGCCAGACCGGAAATGTAGACGTCACGGTTACAGATCCAGTAACGCGAGGGTGGGCGACGATTGAAGCAGCCTCCGGCACGAGTTTGAGTTATGAAGCGGCCATGAGCGACCAAATCAGCATCGTTACAGCGCCAGCCAACGCAGTCCCCGTCGGAGTGCCATTAGCTTTCACGGTGAAGACTCTCGCCGCCAATGGAGTCGCTCCCGCCCCCGGAATATCTGTAGCCTACACAGTTACACAAGGAGATGCATCCCTCGGATGCGGCCAAACCACTTGCACCGTCATCACCCGGGGCGATGGCCTCGCCACCATGACAGTGGCCGCGAGTTCGACGGCACAAGGCTGCCGTGACGGCGTCATTAACCAACAGCTCTCACGTGGAAGCGCTGTTTTCTGGGGCAACGTTTCCAGCGATCGCTCCGGTTAG
- a CDS encoding SDR family NAD(P)-dependent oxidoreductase: MSEPLAYVILGAYGGIGSELARQLAQKGAKLLLVGRDEARLAALTSELGASYAVAEATSSAQIEASIAQAVESFGSVYGVANCFGSLLLKPAHLTSDEELESTLAINLKSAFAVTRATGRLLKTGGSVVFVSSAAARLGMANHEAIAAAKAGIQGLALAAAASYAPRNLRFNCVAPGLTRTPLTERITGNETVAKGSLAMHALGRFGEPADVASAIEWLLDPRQHWITGQILGVDGGLATVRARGGA; encoded by the coding sequence ATGTCTGAACCACTTGCTTATGTGATTCTCGGCGCCTATGGCGGCATCGGCAGCGAACTCGCGCGCCAACTGGCCCAAAAAGGCGCGAAATTACTGCTGGTTGGCCGGGATGAGGCTCGGCTTGCCGCGCTAACGTCGGAGCTTGGAGCATCCTATGCTGTTGCCGAAGCCACAAGCTCTGCTCAGATCGAGGCTTCTATCGCCCAGGCAGTCGAGAGCTTCGGCAGCGTTTACGGCGTAGCGAATTGCTTCGGCTCGCTGCTACTCAAACCAGCCCATCTCACTTCCGACGAAGAACTCGAGTCGACTTTAGCCATCAATCTCAAGAGCGCCTTCGCCGTGACCCGCGCCACCGGCCGGCTCTTGAAGACAGGGGGAAGCGTCGTGTTTGTCTCGAGCGCCGCTGCGAGGCTGGGGATGGCCAACCATGAAGCCATCGCTGCTGCGAAGGCGGGCATCCAAGGCCTCGCTCTCGCCGCCGCCGCCAGCTATGCGCCGCGTAATCTTCGATTCAACTGTGTCGCCCCCGGTCTCACCCGAACGCCACTCACCGAGCGCATTACCGGCAATGAAACTGTGGCCAAGGGATCGCTTGCCATGCACGCCCTGGGGCGGTTTGGCGAGCCAGCCGATGTCGCCTCGGCCATCGAATGGCTCCTTGACCCGCGCCAGCATTGGATTACGGGTCAAATTCTTGGCGTCGATGGAGGTTTGGCCACTGTCCGCGCACGTGGCGGCGCTTAA